From one Thunnus maccoyii chromosome 6, fThuMac1.1, whole genome shotgun sequence genomic stretch:
- the pid1 gene encoding PTB-containing, cubilin and LRP1-interacting protein: MWQPASERLQHFQSMLKTKLNVLTLRKEPLPTVIFHEPEAIELCSTTPLTKSRTHAGYKVTYLGKVTIFGTQFLSGCTESAVVGLVERRALTQQHGTCPAGNSLLEIRPFQVRLHHLDEHGEASVTMDTYQVARIAYCTADHSVRPNVFAWIYREINDDLSFQMDCHAVECESKLEAKKLAHSMMEAFRKTFHSMRSDGRIHKRGSSDDFAEDSSTPEDSTPDDG, translated from the exons CACTTTCAGAGCATGCTGAAGACCAAGCTAAATGTGCTGACGCTGAGGAAGGAGCCGTTGCCCACGGTGATCTTTCACGAGCCCGAGGCCATTGAGCTCTGCTCCACCACACCGCTCACAAAGTCCAGGACCCATGCTGGATACAAG GTGACCTACCTGGGCAAGGTGACCATCTTTGGGACCCAGTTCCTGTCTGGCTGCACAGAGTCGGCGGTGGTCGGTCTGGTAGAGCGCCGTGCCCTGACCCAGCAGCATGGCACCTGCCCCGCGGGCAACTCTCTGCTGGAGATTCGGCCATTCCAGGTGCGTCTTCACCACCTGGATGAGCACGGCGAGGCCTCAGTAACCATGGACACCTACCAAGTGGCGCGCATCGCCTATTGCACAGCCGACCACAGCGTCAGACCCAACGTGTTTGCCTGGATCTACCGGGAGATCAACGACGACCTGTCCTTCCAGATGGACTGCCACGCCGTGGAGTGCGAGAGCAAGCTGGAGGCTAAGAAGCTGGCGCACTCGATGATGGAGGCTTTCCGCAAGACTTTCCACAGCATGCGCAGCGACGGCCGCATCCACAAGAGAGGCTCGTCGGACGACTTCGCCGAGGACTCATCCACCCCTGAAGACTCGACCCCAGACGACGGTTGA